A DNA window from Leopardus geoffroyi isolate Oge1 chromosome A1, O.geoffroyi_Oge1_pat1.0, whole genome shotgun sequence contains the following coding sequences:
- the GPR12 gene encoding G-protein coupled receptor 12, whose protein sequence is MNEDLKVNLSGLPRDYLDAGAAENVSAAVSSQVPVVEPEPELVVNPWDIVLCTSGTLISCENAIVVLIIFHNPSLRAPMFLLIGSLALADLLAGVGLIVNFVFAYLLQSEATKLVTIGLIVASFSASVCSLLAITVDRYLSLYYALTYHSERTVTFTYVMLVMLWGTSICLGLLPVMGWNCLRDESTCSVVRPLTKNNAAILSVSFLFMFALMLQLYIQICKIVMRHAHQIALQHHFLATSHYVTTRKGVSTLAIILGTFAACWMPFTLYSLIADYTYPSMYTYATLLPATYNSIINPVIYAFRNQEIQKALCLICCGCIPSSLSQRARSPSDV, encoded by the coding sequence ATGAATGAAGACCTGAAGGTCAATTTAAGCGGGCTGCCTCGGGATTATTTAGATGCTGGCGCTGCGGAGAACGTCTCGGCTGCCGTCTCCTCCCAGGTTCCTGTTGTCGAGCCGGAGCCAGAGCTGGTTGTCAACCCTTGGGACATTGTCTTGTGTACCTCAGGAACCCTCATCTCCTGTGAAAATGCCATTGTGGTCCTTATCATCTTCCATAACCCCAGCCTGCGAGCACCCATGTTCCTGCTCATAGGCAGCCTGGCTCTGGCTGACTTACTGGCCGGCGTGGGACTCATCGTCAATTTTGTTTTTGCCTACCTGCTTCAGTCAGAAGCCACCAAGCTGGTCACAATCGGGCTCATTGtcgcctctttctctgcctctgtctgcagCTTGCTGGCTATCACTGTTGACCGCTACCTTTCCCTGTATTACGCGCTGACGTACCACTCGGAGAGGACGGTCACGTTCACCTATGTCATGCTCGTCATGCTCTGGGGGACCTCCATCTGCCTGGGACTGCTGCCCGTCATGGGCTGGAACTGCCTCAGAGACGAGTCCACCTGCAGCGTGGTCAGACCTCTCACCAAGAACAACGCGGCCATCCTCTCGGTCTCCTTCCTCTTCATGTTTGCGCTCATGCTGCAGCTCTACATCCAGATCTGCAAGATCGTGATGCGGCACGCCCATCAGATCGCCCTGCAGCATCACTTCCTGGCCACCTCCCACTACGTGACCACCCGGAAAGGCGTCTCCACCCTGGCCATCATTCTGGGGACCTTCGCTGCTTGCTGGATGCCTTTCACGCTCTACTCCTTGATAGCTGATTACACCTACCCCTCCATGTACACCTATGCCACCCTCCTGCCGGCCACCTACAACTCCATCATCAACCCTGTCATATATGCTTTCAGAAACCAAGAGATCCAGAAAGCCCTCTGTCTCATTTGCTGCGGCTGCATCCCGTCCAGTCTCTCCCAGAGAGCGCGGTCCCCCAGCGACGTGTAG